From the genome of Streptomyces xanthophaeus:
GCAGATAGCGCACGGCCTCCCGCGCGCCCCCGCGGTTGTCGGCGTCGACATAGGCCACGCCCTCGCCTTCGCCCGCGCCCGCGCCCTCCCCGGTCCCGGTGGTCCAGCCGGGCCGGCCGCCGTAGACCGTGGGCATGCCGATGCGGCGGGTGATGGCGGGCAGCGGGTCGTCGGTGTGGAGAGAGAAGGCGAGAGCCCCGTCGACGTGGCCGCCCGCCAGGTAGCGCTCGATCCGGTCGTAGTCGCCCCGGTCCTCGACCAGGAGCAGGACGAGCTGGGTGTCGTGCGCGGTCAGCTCCTTGGCGATGCCGCGGACCTGGCGCGAGAAGAAGGGGTCCGAGAAGATCCGGATCTCCGGCTCGGCGATGATCACCGCGACGGCCCCGGTGCGCCGGGTGACGAGGGTGCGGGCCGCGTGGTTGGGGACGTATCCCAGCACGCGGATCGCCGTACGCACCCGGTCCACCAGATGTGCGCGGACCCCGTCGCCGCCGTTGACCACACGGGACGCGGTGGCCCGGGACACCCCGGCGTGCGCCGCGACGGCCTCCAGGGTGGGGCGGCTGCCGGGACGCGGCTCGGTCACGGGTGTTCCTCCACGGTGTCCACGGACGGTGGCCTCGACGGGCAGCAGGGTAACCGGTGATCGCCTCCGGTCGCTGCCCCGTAGGCGGGTTACGGCCGGGTGGCAGCCCGCTCCAGCAGGCCCCGCAGGACGCGCTGTTCCTCCGGGGCGAGGCCGGACAGCGGGGAGTCCACAGCGAGGAGCGCGAGGAGACGTTCGCGCAGTGCGGTGCCCTCGGCGGTGAGGACGAGCTGCTTCGCGCGGCGGTCGGTGGGGTGCGGATGGCGCCCGATCAGGCTCTGCTTCTCGAGTTTGTCGACGACGAAGGTGGTGTTGGAGGGTTCGCAGCTCATGCGTTCGGCGAGCTCGCGCATGGTCATCGGCCCGCTCATCTCCCGCAGCGCCGCCGCCTGTGACGCGGTGAGGCCCAGGGCGGCGGCGCGCCGGCGTACGTGCTCGGCGATCCGCTGGGCCAGTCCGTTCACCAGGCCGCACAGCTGTCGCTCGGCGATGGCCTGCTGCTCCGGGGGCGTCGTCATACCACCACCCTAGCAAGTCCGTGAAGCCGACATATTTACAACTTGAATGATTCGAACTTGATGCTTATGGTGACGTCGTCGCCGCGGCGGACCGCGGCGGCCTGATGGCAACTCACAGGAGAGACCCCATGGCTGACGTGACGGTGGCTCAGGACGTACGACTGCGCCGTCCGGCGGGAATCCGCTCGATATGGCTGGGCGACACCAAGGTGTCGTACGTGCCGGACGGTGACGTACGGCTCCGGCCGCTGCGGCTGCTCGAGGACAGCACCGACGAGGTGTGGGCCGCGCATCCGGAATACCTGGACCCCGAGGGCCACCTGGTGGGGAGCGTCGGCGGCCTGCTCGTGGAGCACGGCGGCCGCGCCCTGCTGATCGACGCGGGCTTCGGCCCGCAGGCCTACGAGGCCCCGGAGGGCCCGCTCGCCACGATCCAGGGCGGCGCGCTCGTGCGCAGCCTGGCCGCACTCGGCCGCAGCCCCCAGGACGTCGAGGCGGTGGCCTTCACCCACCTCCACGCCGACCACCTCGGCTGGGCCTGCCACCCCGCGCCCGGCGGAGACCGGCCGGTGTTCGCCCACGCCGAGTACCTGATATCCGAGCCCGAATGGGAGCGGCGGGACCTCCTGGAAGCCCAGGGCATGGCCGAGCAGGTCGCGGCCCTGGCACCGCGCGTACGCACGGTCACCGACGGTCAGGATGTCTTCCCGGGCGTGCGCGTGCGGATCACCCCCGGCCACACGGTCGGTCACGCCGAGTACGTCATCACCGGCGGCGGGCGCCGGCTGATCGCCTTCGGGGACGCCGTGCACTCGCCCCTCCAGATCGACCACCCCGAGTGGTCCTCGGGCTTCGACCACGACGGCGCCCTCACCGCCGGCCACCGCCACCGCCTCGTCGCCGAGCTGGCGGAGCCCGGCACCATCGGCTTCGGCGTCCACTTCGCCGACGTGGTCTTCGGACACGTCCGGCAGGACGGGGACGGCCCTGCCTGGCGCCCCCTGGACGCATGACCCGGAGGCCGGGCGGCGGTCAGAACTCGGGGACGAAGGGGAGGTAGTCCGCGTGGGGACCGGAAGGGATCACCGCATAACTGCTCTCGGGGAGCTCGTTCCACACGCCGTGCAGGTCCCCGAGCGGCTCGGACACCACGAGGCGGGTCTCGTCCGAGACCTCCCTCAGGTACGGCACCTCCGGGTGCAGATGCCGGACGGTCTCGGCCCGGGAGCTGTAGAACAGCGAGCGGGACTTTCCCTGGCTGGAGTAGCGGAAGGCCCAGACGTGCACGCCGTCGCTCACCGCCACCGTCATCTGGAGCGGTTCCGCCACGCCGTGCTCCTTGCCGAGGCGCTCCACGAACCCCGCCATCCTGGCCACCGCACCCGGGGCGTCCTGGTCGAGACCGAACGTGACCGCCAGGTAGAACATCACCTCGGAATCGGTGGATCCCTCGATGGACGGGAAGAGCGCCGGGTCGACGGCCATGCACAGATCGCGCTGCAGCCGGTGGAAGTCCGCGATAGCGCCGTTGTGCATCCACAGCCAGCGTCCGTGGCGGAACGGGTGACAGTTGGACTGCTGGACGGCCGACCCCGTCGAGGCCCGGACGTGCGCGAAGAACAGCGGTGAGCGGACGTGCGCGGCGAGCTCCTGCAAGTTGCGGCTGCTCCACGCCGGGCCGACGTCCCGGAAGACCGCCGGGGTGCCGTCGCCGTCCGCGCTGTACCAGCCGATGCCGAAACCGTCGCCATTGGTCGGTTCGGCGCCCATCTTGGCCCGGAGGCTCTGGTTGATCAGCGAGTGCTCAGGGCGGTAGAGCACGGTGTCGAGGAGCATGGGCGAACCCGAGTAGGCGAGCCAGCGACACATGCGCACCATCCCCTTCGCGACCTGCTCCGAGCCTAACCCCGCCGACGTCGGGGTTCTCGCGGGACGGGCCGTCCGCGGCGGCCGCGGGTCAGGAGAAGAGCCAGCGCGTCTGGCTGTAGCCGCCCTTGCCGAAACCGAAGGCGGTGCCCGGGCGGACCGAGAAGACCAGGGCCTCGCCCGCGTCGGGATTGACGAACACGCCGTCCCTCACCTCGAAATGCCACTCGGCGCCGTACTTCGCCTCCCAGGCGGCGGCGAGCCGGCGCAGCCGGCCGGGATCCGTGACCCGGGCCGCCACACCCTCCACGACCAGGTCGAATCCCTCGTGGAGGGTGTTGGTGCCGGTGGTGAGGACGACGTGCGCGTTGCCGCGGAGGTTCTTGGCCTTGCGCTCCTCGGGCCCGGTGCAGAAGTGCAGCGCGCCGTCCGCCCAGACACCGATCAGCGGCGTGACGTGCGGCCGCGCGTCG
Proteins encoded in this window:
- a CDS encoding LacI family DNA-binding transcriptional regulator, with the protein product MTEPRPGSRPTLEAVAAHAGVSRATASRVVNGGDGVRAHLVDRVRTAIRVLGYVPNHAARTLVTRRTGAVAVIIAEPEIRIFSDPFFSRQVRGIAKELTAHDTQLVLLLVEDRGDYDRIERYLAGGHVDGALAFSLHTDDPLPAITRRIGMPTVYGGRPGWTTGTGEGAGAGEGEGVAYVDADNRGGAREAVRYLLAQGRRRIAHIAGPLDQTSAADRLSGYRDALAAAGPELFAEGDFTPAGGARAMAELLDRDAGIDAVFAGNDLMATGALRVLRESGRTVPGDVALVGFDDAEPVAESADPPLTTVRQDIEGMGRLMARLLMHRLNGGPDGRRTAPDPVITATALVRRASA
- a CDS encoding MarR family winged helix-turn-helix transcriptional regulator, whose translation is MTTPPEQQAIAERQLCGLVNGLAQRIAEHVRRRAAALGLTASQAAALREMSGPMTMRELAERMSCEPSNTTFVVDKLEKQSLIGRHPHPTDRRAKQLVLTAEGTALRERLLALLAVDSPLSGLAPEEQRVLRGLLERAATRP
- a CDS encoding MBL fold metallo-hydrolase translates to MADVTVAQDVRLRRPAGIRSIWLGDTKVSYVPDGDVRLRPLRLLEDSTDEVWAAHPEYLDPEGHLVGSVGGLLVEHGGRALLIDAGFGPQAYEAPEGPLATIQGGALVRSLAALGRSPQDVEAVAFTHLHADHLGWACHPAPGGDRPVFAHAEYLISEPEWERRDLLEAQGMAEQVAALAPRVRTVTDGQDVFPGVRVRITPGHTVGHAEYVITGGGRRLIAFGDAVHSPLQIDHPEWSSGFDHDGALTAGHRHRLVAELAEPGTIGFGVHFADVVFGHVRQDGDGPAWRPLDA
- a CDS encoding class II glutamine amidotransferase; the encoded protein is MCRWLAYSGSPMLLDTVLYRPEHSLINQSLRAKMGAEPTNGDGFGIGWYSADGDGTPAVFRDVGPAWSSRNLQELAAHVRSPLFFAHVRASTGSAVQQSNCHPFRHGRWLWMHNGAIADFHRLQRDLCMAVDPALFPSIEGSTDSEVMFYLAVTFGLDQDAPGAVARMAGFVERLGKEHGVAEPLQMTVAVSDGVHVWAFRYSSQGKSRSLFYSSRAETVRHLHPEVPYLREVSDETRLVVSEPLGDLHGVWNELPESSYAVIPSGPHADYLPFVPEF
- a CDS encoding pyridoxamine 5'-phosphate oxidase family protein gives rise to the protein MPDEEPREEPRAELDPRYSDERARAVPWREAVTRLAAAELYWLTTVRPDARPHVTPLIGVWADGALHFCTGPEERKAKNLRGNAHVVLTTGTNTLHEGFDLVVEGVAARVTDPGRLRRLAAAWEAKYGAEWHFEVRDGVFVNPDAGEALVFSVRPGTAFGFGKGGYSQTRWLFS